One window from the genome of Diabrotica virgifera virgifera chromosome 6, PGI_DIABVI_V3a encodes:
- the LOC126886801 gene encoding uncharacterized protein LOC126886801, translating into MYSIIVLLRLSGSLVKAEPSLTETDPVVKDSLAKCIKEYNLTLQDFYDSIKKGQHDSKTKEFSNCIYQALQLINDKGIININKATDYIRHEYGDKAEDIIKHCLNQKDTPVETSFGVRLCISNIVNN; encoded by the exons atgtatagtatTATTGTTCTTTTACGATTATCCGGATCTTTAGTCAAAGCTGAG CCTTCCTTAACAGAAACGGACCCAGTTGTAAAAGACTCTTTGGCCAAATGCATTAAGGAATACAATTTGACCCTTCAAGATTTCTATGATAGCATCAAAAAGGGCCAACATGACTCAAAAACAAAAGAATTCAGCAATTGTATTTATCAAGCATTACAATTAATTAATGATAAGGGGATAATAAACATTAACAAAGCGACAGATTACATTCGGCATGAATATGGTGATAAAGCGGAAGAtattataaaacattgtttaaatcaaaAAGATACTCCTGTTGAGACATCTTTTGGAGTAAGGCTTTGTATTTCCAATATCGTCAATAATTAG